A genome region from Corvus hawaiiensis isolate bCorHaw1 chromosome 4, bCorHaw1.pri.cur, whole genome shotgun sequence includes the following:
- the PRPF18 gene encoding pre-mRNA-splicing factor 18 isoform X2, which yields MDILKREISRKRQQLEEKELLGGNKKYFKRSELAKKEEEAYFQRCGYKVQQEEEEEKPLTTSNPVLELELAEEKLPMTLSRQEVIRRLRERGEPIRLFGETDYDAFQRLRKIEILAPEVNKGLRNDLKAALDKIDQQYLNEIVGGQEAGDDDSQNDLKVHEENTTIEELEALGESLGRGDDHYDMDIITKFLKFLLGVWAKELNAREDYVKRGVQGKLNSATQKQTESYLRPLFRKLRKRTLPADIKESITDIIKFMLQREYVKANDAYLQMAIGNAPWPIGVTMVGIHARTGREKIFSKHVAHVLNDETQRKYIQGLKRLMTICQKHFPTDPSKCVEYNAL from the exons ATGGACATCCTGAAGCGGGAGATCAGCAGGAAGcgccagcagctggaggagaaggagctcCTGGGG GGAAATAAGAAGTATTTCAAACGCAGTGAGTTAGctaaaaaggaagaggaggccTACTTCCAGAGATGTGGCTACAAG gtacagcaggaggaagaggaggagaaaccACTGACTACGTCAAATCCAGTGCTGGAACTTGAACTGGCAGAGGAAAAGTTACCAATGACTCTTTCCAGGCAGGAG GTTATCAGGAGGTTACGAGAGAGGGGTGAGCCCATCAGGCTGTTTGGAGAAACAGATTATGATGCATTTCAACGTCTGAGGAAGATAGAAATTCTTGCACCTGAAGTGAACAAG gGTCTGAGAAATGACCTGAAGGCTGCTTTGGATAAGATTGATCAGCAGTATCTGAATGAAATTGTAGGCGGCCAAGAAGCAGGAGATGATGACTCCCAGAATGACCTGAAAGTCCATGAGGAGAATACTACTATTGAAGAACTAGAA GCTTTGGGAGAATCCTTAGGACGGGGTGATGATCACTATGATATGGACATCATAACAAAGTTCTTGAAG TTCCTCCTGGGAGTTTGGGCCAAGGAGTTGAATGCCAGAGAGGACTACGTGAAACGCGGCGTGCAGGGGAAGCTGAACAGCGCCACTCAGAAACAGACAGAGTCCTACCTGAGGCCTCTCTTCAGAAAGCTCCGCAAAAGG ACACTTCCTGCAGACATCAAAGAATCGATAACAGATATTATTAAGTTCATGTTGCAAAGAGAATACGTTAAG GCAAATGATGCCTACCTGCAGATGGCCATTGGGAACGCTCCCTGGCCCATCGGCGTCACCATGGTCGGCATCCACGCGCGGACGGGCCGTGAGAAGATTTTCTCCAAGCACGTGGCCCACGTGCTCAACGATGAAACTCAAAGGAAATACATACAG GGGCTGAAGAGGCTCATGACCATTTGCCAGAAGCACTTCCCAACAGACCCATCCAAGTGTGTGGAGTACAACGCTCTGTGA
- the PRPF18 gene encoding pre-mRNA-splicing factor 18 isoform X1 gives MDILKREISRKRQQLEEKELLGGNKKYFKRSELAKKEEEAYFQRCGYKPVNEKPPGEVQQEEEEEKPLTTSNPVLELELAEEKLPMTLSRQEVIRRLRERGEPIRLFGETDYDAFQRLRKIEILAPEVNKGLRNDLKAALDKIDQQYLNEIVGGQEAGDDDSQNDLKVHEENTTIEELEALGESLGRGDDHYDMDIITKFLKFLLGVWAKELNAREDYVKRGVQGKLNSATQKQTESYLRPLFRKLRKRTLPADIKESITDIIKFMLQREYVKANDAYLQMAIGNAPWPIGVTMVGIHARTGREKIFSKHVAHVLNDETQRKYIQGLKRLMTICQKHFPTDPSKCVEYNAL, from the exons ATGGACATCCTGAAGCGGGAGATCAGCAGGAAGcgccagcagctggaggagaaggagctcCTGGGG GGAAATAAGAAGTATTTCAAACGCAGTGAGTTAGctaaaaaggaagaggaggccTACTTCCAGAGATGTGGCTACAAG CCTGTAAATGAGAAGCCACCTGGAGAG gtacagcaggaggaagaggaggagaaaccACTGACTACGTCAAATCCAGTGCTGGAACTTGAACTGGCAGAGGAAAAGTTACCAATGACTCTTTCCAGGCAGGAG GTTATCAGGAGGTTACGAGAGAGGGGTGAGCCCATCAGGCTGTTTGGAGAAACAGATTATGATGCATTTCAACGTCTGAGGAAGATAGAAATTCTTGCACCTGAAGTGAACAAG gGTCTGAGAAATGACCTGAAGGCTGCTTTGGATAAGATTGATCAGCAGTATCTGAATGAAATTGTAGGCGGCCAAGAAGCAGGAGATGATGACTCCCAGAATGACCTGAAAGTCCATGAGGAGAATACTACTATTGAAGAACTAGAA GCTTTGGGAGAATCCTTAGGACGGGGTGATGATCACTATGATATGGACATCATAACAAAGTTCTTGAAG TTCCTCCTGGGAGTTTGGGCCAAGGAGTTGAATGCCAGAGAGGACTACGTGAAACGCGGCGTGCAGGGGAAGCTGAACAGCGCCACTCAGAAACAGACAGAGTCCTACCTGAGGCCTCTCTTCAGAAAGCTCCGCAAAAGG ACACTTCCTGCAGACATCAAAGAATCGATAACAGATATTATTAAGTTCATGTTGCAAAGAGAATACGTTAAG GCAAATGATGCCTACCTGCAGATGGCCATTGGGAACGCTCCCTGGCCCATCGGCGTCACCATGGTCGGCATCCACGCGCGGACGGGCCGTGAGAAGATTTTCTCCAAGCACGTGGCCCACGTGCTCAACGATGAAACTCAAAGGAAATACATACAG GGGCTGAAGAGGCTCATGACCATTTGCCAGAAGCACTTCCCAACAGACCCATCCAAGTGTGTGGAGTACAACGCTCTGTGA